A genomic window from Astatotilapia calliptera chromosome 12, fAstCal1.2, whole genome shotgun sequence includes:
- the cds1 gene encoding phosphatidate cytidylyltransferase 2, giving the protein MTELRKRGGGGADPDSADNISDKEADGDDRLGLAGDAEGECDGDSKADTPDYPLSTADTDNTPECLNKALEGLPPRWKNYWIRGVLSLAMISGFFLIIYMGPIALILVVMSVQIKCFQEIITIGYRVYHSYDLPWFRTLSWYFLICVNYFFYGETVADYFGALVQREEPLQFLARYHRFISFALYLAGFCMFVLSLVKKHYRLQFYMFAWTHVTLLIVVTQSHLVIQNLFEGMIWFIVPISIVICNDIMAYLFGFFFGRTPLIKLSPKKTWEGFIGGFFATVVFGFILAYLLSQFQCFVCPVGFNSESNSFTVECEPSDIFVMQEYTLPTVLQNTLTWKTVNLYPFAIHSIFLSSFGSLIGPFGGFFASGFKRAFKIKDFANTIPGHGGIMDRFDCQYLMATFTHVYIASFVRGPNPSKVLQQLLLLQPEQQLGIFHTLQSHLRDKGILPPAAVQAE; this is encoded by the exons ATGACGGAGCTGAGGAAGCGAGGCGGAGGCGGAGCAGACCCTGACAGCGCCGATAATATCAGCGACAAG GAGGCTGATGGCGATGACAGGTTGGGGCTGGCAGGTGACGCAGAGGGAGAATGTGATGGCGACTCCAAAGCAGACACTCCAGATTATCCTCTCTCCACAGCAGACACAGACAACACTCCAGAATGCCTCAACAAAGCTCTGGAGGGGCTGCCGCCCAG ATGGAAGAACTACTGGATACGAGGCGTTCTGTCATTAGCCATGATCTCTGGCTTCTTCCTCATTATATATATGGGACCTATTGCTCTTATACTTGTG GTCATGTCTGTCCAAATCAAGTGTTTCCAAGAAATTATCACCATTGGCTACAGAGTTTACCATTCCTATGACCTGCCATGGTTCAGGACACTAAGCTG GTACTTTCTGATTTGTGTCAACTACTTCTTCTATGGAGAAACTGTTGCAGATTACTTTGGGGCTCTGGTACAGAGGGAGGAACCTCTGCAGTTCCTGGCTCGATATCACCGCTTCATCTCCTTCGCGTTGTACCTCGCAG GTTTCTGCATGTTTGTGCTGAGTTTAGTGAAGAAACATTACCGCCTGCAGTTTTATATG TTTGCTTGGACCCATGTGACCCTGTTGATTGTGGTAACTCAGTCCCACCTTGTCATTCAGAACCTGTTTGAAGGAATGATCTG GTTCATCGTCCCCATCTCCATAGTGATCTGCAATGACATCATGGCCTACCTGTTTGGGTTCTTCTTTGGGAGGACTCCACTCATTAAG CTCTCACCCAAGAAGACCTGGGAGGGTTTCATCGGAGGGTTTTTCGCCACTGTCGTCTTTGGCTTCATT CTGGCCTACCTCCTCTCTCAGTTCCAGTGCTTTGTGTGTCCCGTGGGCTTCAACAGTGAGTCAAACAGCTTCACAGTCGAATGTGAGCCGTCTGACATCTTTGTGATGCAGGAGTACACACTTCCCACTGTGCTacaaaacacactgacatgg AAAACTGTCAACCTGTATCCCTTCGCGATCCACAGCATCTTCCTCTCGTCTTTTGGATCTCTCATCGGACCGTTTGGCGGCTTCTTTGCCAGCGGCTTCAAGCGAGCttttaaaatcaaa GACTTTGCCAATACCATCCCTGGCCATGGAGGCATCATGGACCGCTTCGACTGCCAGTACCTGATGGCCACCTTCACACACGTCTATATTGCCAGCTTTGTCAG AGGTCCGAACCCCAGCAAAGTGCTGCAgcaactgctgctgctccagccTGAGCAGCAGCTCGGCATCTTCCATACTCTGCAGTCCCACCTGAGAGACAAGGGCATCCTCCCACCTGCTGCTGTCCAGGCCGAGTGA